The following nucleotide sequence is from Aspergillus nidulans FGSC A4 chromosome I.
TTCCTGGTATCCCCATCATTAACGTCGGACTCAACCCACGCCAGAGCGTGAGCACGCCCTCATTCCGAGCAATCTTCCGCAGACCATCTAAGGTAGACGTAAAGGTCCTGCGTTGGGTTTCCTCCACCGCACACTCGGCAACTGACTGGGAGGTGGCCCCCAGAGCACTCCCGCTCGGTCCAACCATACATATTTCCGAGTTTTGACCTCCCCAGAAAACTTCTCGGCAGCAAGCAGTGACTCCAAGGTTGGGAGGGGCATTTTTTAGGGTAGGCGTCGTGTGTGACGTAAATGGTGAAGTGTTTTTGATAGGTGACTGAGATTGTAATCGAACGCGAACGACATCTAGGGGAGTCACTAGAAAACGGTTAGCTCTTCTCAAAAAGGCATTTATCAAAGCTGCAGGTCAAAACCAAGCGTGGTTGCCTACCTAAGAGGCCGGTTAGGACACTGCCACAGGTTGCAGAGACCATTTTCTGAGTGATAGAGACTTCGCCTGCCGGGCTAGCCTCTACTGTAGAAACCGACCCTGTCCCAGAAGTAGCCGCCATGTCTGTATCTTCTGCGGCCCAATTCCATGTCTCTGCCGAGTGGCCGTCCAATTCAATGCTGGTCAAATTGTTGGAGCGATATCGGTCCCAGGAAGTACCTTGAGTGCCCGGAGAGGACATTCATTCAACGAGGTCGTTCAGAGCCGCCGAGAATCCAAAAGGCCGAGTAGAGGTACTAATTCCTATCTTAATTCATCCAGCGCATTGGGTAgttgaggaagtagaggacAATCAGTGAGTAAGAGACGTAGTGATGATGCCGCAAGAAAAGAATGTTCCGGCTCGGTCGGTGGCGGTCGCTAGCCGGAGATAAGCATCAACCTCGTCGAGTCATACCTCCATGCTTTTAGTCACTCCTCATACTTGCATGTTGATCGTCTttgcagttgctgatgataTGATGACATTCCTGACCTCAACCTGATTACTTCTGCTGTCTCTATCATTATTTTCCTCTTCGACCTTcttgctggcgctggtgctCGCCCACGCCCCACTGAAGCTCGCTTATCGACCGGTGGACCTCTATCTAGACTGCTTGCCAGAGCCTCTATCGAGCAAATCAATGGAGGACAACGCGGAACTTGAGTCTTTTCGTCGCCAGTGGCGTGAGGAAGTCTCACGAAAAACTCAAACTACTATTGCACCCGGTCCGTCACGGACGACTCCGAGCAGAGCTGCCATTTCTCAACCCCGACAATTTCCCCCTACTCGCCATGAAGCATCAGCGCGcaaagatgacgaagacgaggaaggacCGGCATCATATAGTCAGAACGAGATAACCCAGGGGCTTGATCGGTTATCACTGGCAAAaccggaggaagaagacgtgTTCCACGCGCGCAAGCCCCGGGCAGAACCTCGGTCGGCTCTTGAGCATTTCGAAAGAGCAGTCGAGAGGGAGGCGGAAGGGAACCTAGGAGACAGTCTTCAGCACTACCGCAAAGCATATCGAGTGAGTAGAGATAGCTATACGTAACCCGCACTGTTGATTCAATTTGTTAATTTCTTCAGCTCGACGCTGCTGTCGACAAGAAATACAGGAACAAGCACTTCGCCAACGCATGGAAGAAGACATCACAGACAGGTGCACCGAGTGAGCCCGCcaaaacaacagcaacagaccAAACACCAATTGTACCAACGCCGGAGCTTATCAACTCCTTTGCCAGTGCGCCCATTCTACCTGCGGACCCAATAATCGAAGGCGACGCACCTCCTCCATGCCCCATCGCGCATATTCCGTCTGAAGTCATAGTCGAGATTTTAAGTCATGTTGCCCTAGCGGATCCAGCAGCTTTTGCCCGGATGGCGCTGGTATGCAAACGCTTTGCCTATCATTTCGCACATGAACAACATATTTGGAAACGACTCTGTCAAGGAGCCAAATTCGGCTTCAAATCCATGCATTATTCGTTTGCATGCGACATCCACGGCAACCCTGAACACACCTTAGCGCCTCAGCCACGGTATACGCCATTTCCCGCCCATGCTCCGGTTCAGCTACCGAGTCCGCTATCGTCGTGGAGTGAGGTTTTCCATTCTTTTCCGCGAATTCGCTTCACGGGAGTATATATCAGCACAGTAAACTACACACGCGCTGGTGCGGCGTCAGCATATTCAAATATTTCTTGGAACAGTCCGATCCATATAGTAACATATTACCGTTACCTCCGCTTCTATCCCGACGGGACGGTCATTTACATACTTACGACAGTGGAGCCCGTTGAGCTAGTTCCCTATATCAACAAAGCGAATGTGGCGGTTGCGCGGGCACCATCCCGTAAGCAAACTCCTCGAAATGCCGGTGTGGGAAGTGGGACTCAGGAACCAGTCCCTTCTGTTGCCATGGACATATTGAAGCGTGCTCAACGGGGTCGCTGGCGCCTTTCCAAGCCAGCATCCCCGACCGATCCTCCTGAGCAGGCCACAAATCCCTTCCCAAGTAAAGATGATTTATCCACCACGCCAGACCCCCGGGATCTTGTGGTGGAAACCGAAGGCGTGAAAGAAAAATATGTATATGTCCTCCACTTAGCACTCCGGTCAACTGCTGCACGGCCCACGAATGCTAGTCCCTTTCACCCAAACCCCTCGAGAAACACCAAGTTGGTTTGGAAAGGATACTGGAGCTACGACAAACTCACTGATGACTGGGCCGAATTCGGTCTCAAAAATGACCGCGCATTTGTCTTCCGGCGGGTTAGAGGTTGGGGTATGGATTAAGCGGGCTACGACATTGAGTCAACCATTGATGCCTATATTTTAAcgatgaagatatgaagTGTTAGATATAGAAAGaatatataaaggatatatatatatagacaCCCGATCATGTCCAGCAGTGGAAGGTATCTTAGAAAACTTAAAGATCTGCGATCCATAGAAACAAACTTGAGGGAATAAAGCAACAAATTCGATAACAAACCTTAGATATAAGAACATCATCCGGCTGCCAACAGTCACTGCAAGTTAAGAAAAGGGTTCTCAAGAGGCATTATTATTTGGTGCTGGGGCGGGATGCCAAGACCAGTTTATGATAAGATAACCTTCCACCCAGAATTTTTCTGGGGATCAGGATCCGAAATCGTCAAAGTCAAAAAGATAACAGGCAAGGAGACAACTGCTCGAGCAATAACTCACAGACTCATCTTAGAGATATAGCAGATACAACGCTGTTCTGCTGGACTTGCCATGCCCGAACGGGTTCGCACCGTCTTCGTTGACGAAGACGCGGCACCTATCGTCGAACAAGGAAAGCCACTGAAATCGAACAAAAAGCCGAGTCCAGAGACTGGAGAGAGGCCAAGTGATAACAAGGAAAATGTCTccaaaaagaacaagaaacgGAAGCGCGATCAGCTCGCGGACGAAACTCGCCTGCACCGAACGAAGAAGTCGAACACCTCCGAGTCGCAAGCGGCTGCTGTTGAACAAAATGAGAAtagaaaagaagacgaggcagtAAATAACTCTGGAGAAGCAACTATCGCCAAATCGCTCCCGAAAGACCAACCCGAGAATCAAAAGCacaagcggaagaagcataGCCGACCTTtcaaagacgaagagaacGGAAGAACCGCCTCGCTCAAGAAGAAAGCGCAAATGCTCTATGAGATTCGCAAAAACCTGCCTATTTTCGCGCACGGCGACGAAATCCGACAACACCTCCGCAAGAACGACGTCATGCTTTTGATCGGTGAGACCGGTAGCGGAAAAAGTACGCAGATTCCACAGTTTCTTGTTGACGAGTCGTGGTGCCGGCCGACAAAGACTACAATCGTTCAGGAAAACGGGTCTAAAAAGGAAGCGGTTGTTGGTGGATGCATTGCTATCACGCAGCCTCGACGTGTTGCTGCGATCTCGCTCGCGCGGCGTGTGGCGGAGGAAATGGGGACCCCGTTGGGATCCTCGTCGCCGGCGAGTAAAGTTGGTTACTCGGTGCGGTTTGATACATCCGTATCACCGAGCACAAGGGTGAAATTTTTGACTGAGgggatgctgctgcaggagatgcTGCATGATCCGTGGTTGACGAAGTACAGCGccattgttgttgatgaggtccACGAGCGGGGAGTCAATGTTGACCTTGTCATGGGGTTCTTGAGGAACCTTGTTTCTGGAAAGAGGGAGGGAAGGGGAGGTGTGCCGCTCAAGGCTGTGGTTATGAGTGCTACGGCTGATATGGAGAGTCTACAAGAATTTTTTGTGGAGGGATACAAAGCTCGGGAAttgcagaaggaagagaagtcAGAGAAAGATGGTATCGCAGTGTGTCATATCAAGGGCCGTCAGTTTCCGGTCAAGACGATATATTCGCCGGAACCCGTGCATGACTTTGTTGATGCTGCCCTAAAGGTCATTTTCCAGATCCACTATAAAGAACCGATTCCAGGCGACATTCTGGTCTTCCTCACGGGACAGGAGACGGTTGAAGCGTTGGAAAATCTGGTCAACGAGTATGCCACAGGGATGGACCCTTCATTACCGAAGATACAAGTTCTCCCACTTTTTGCAGCGCTTCCCCAAGCAGCTCAGCAGCGAGTCTTTGTCCCTGCGCCGCCACGCACCCGCAAGATCATTTTGGCTACGAATATTGCTGAAACTTCTGTGACTGTATCTGGTGTGCGCTATGTCGTGGATTGTGGAAAGGCAAAGATCAAGCAGTTCCGGACCCGGCTTGGATTGGACTCGCTGCTTGTTAAGCCTATCTCGAAATCCGCTGCTATCCAGCGCAAGGGTcgtgctggaagagaagcgcCTGGCCAGTGCTACCGActatatacagaaaaagaCTACCTGGCACTAGATGAGGTCAATACGCCGGAGATTCTACGGTGTGACCTCAGCCAGGCGATACTCAACATGAAGGCTCGAGGGGTCGACAATGTCATTGAGTTCCCATTCCTGACACGGCCTCCACGAGAAGCTCTAGAGAAGGCGCTCCTCCAATTACTGAGTATCGAGGCCCTCGATGAAACCGGCAAGATCAGTGAGACCGGGTCGCACATCGCCAAACTTCCGCTCACCCCGACGTTAGGCCGGGTGTTACTTGCCGCGTCCGACTTTGGACCGGATTGTCTGACTGACGTTATTGATATTATATCGTGTCTGAGTGTGGAGAACATATTTCTAAACACCACgtcagaagagaagaaagaagcggccgAGGCAGCTCGCCGCGATCTATACAGACGAGAAGGCGACCATCTTACGATGCTAGCGACAGTACGGGCCTACGCATCGGAGAACACTGACCGGAAGGCATGGGCTGAGCGACATCTGGTCTCGCATCGGGCGATGCAGTCCGTCATGGTAAGTTTGCTGCCCTACCTAGATACCATGTCTCTAAGCAACCCTCACGGCTAATATTCGGGTCCTTAGGACGTCCGCAAGCAACTGACGGCTCAATGCCGACAGGCCAAACTGCTTCCGAGTCCCACCGAGTCACGGGACTCAGACTCCTCGTCCATCCGAGAACCGTCTCCTGTGTtcatattgaagagcttcctGCGAGGGTTCGCTACAAACACCGCTCGCCTTGTCCCCGACGGTAGCTACCGCACGGTGGTGGGGAACCAGACAGTGGCAATCCACCCATCTAGTGTTCTCTTCGGGAAGAAGGTCGAGGCGATCCTGTACAACGAATTTGTGTTTACCAACCGCAGCTACGCGCGAGGGGTGAGTGCGGTGCAGATGGATTGGGTGGGAGAGGCTCTGGCGGGAGAGTGATCTGACACGACACCCACCGACACCCACCGACACCCATCCATGGATGATGGTTGGATGGACGGATGGCATAATCGTTATTTCGCATTGCCATTGCATTCGCATTCGCATTTGCATTTCGCATCATGATTAGCAAGCGAGACACGCCATAGACTATCTACAGAGTATAATGAATTAGACTTATGATTTTCAAGACTCTCAGCCTTGAAATCGTTGAAATCGATACTTGGCAGTCTGATATCGAGATGACGTTCCGCGTCCGCATAGGTCGCTGTTTCAGCCTCCCAGGCCGAACTGCAGCAGAACTGCTCCACAAaggagcaaggagaaagaagccTCTTACAATACAGTCCACTGTAGCGGAGTCAGCTCCCGGGCCAGCCTTCCTGGCAGGAACTCGAGACTTGAAACTCGATGTTCCACAGTCATGGCACTGGAGTCGAGACGGGACCCAGAAATCGCCCCTCTTGCGGTCTGTATGACATGTCTCCAGGCGGTGGGATGATCACGATATCTGCAGGCAAGCGAAGTAGATGGGTATGatatcgaagatgagaaatcaggatattttctttattttctATGCCTGACTTGCCTGACTTGCCTGATATAGGGCAGTCTAAACGTAAACTGGCAAGTACTAGTAGATTGTTGGCAATTTGTCGGGTGACTGGGCGTTGTCTTGCATCATCCGCAAACAATCATCACCACTCCCCAACAGCCTTACCGCACCACAGCACCGCCTCTGTTACGTCTCTTGTTGCTATTTCTTATCAGTTCCTTTCATCTCATCACTACCTTGCACTGGCCTTGACGCAGTATCATACCTTCTGTAACAGCGCCACGTCTTAAGTCACACTTAGGCCCTCCGTCTCAACTGGTTGGGGCGATCACCGGTTGGCTTATCGGGCAGTCAAGTCGCCCTCATTTATCTCATCCTCGCTTTGTCTTGGATCCctgacttgctttttctgctttatatatatctggcAGCTTTCTTCTCGATTCAactttcccctctcctcaCGTCTATTTCGTCTTCAACCATAGCATTTGACGATAACTGTACGCTTTCACGCACGCTTTCACGCGGGGATCCACCCCGACCGATAACCTCATCTTATCTCTTTCGAGCGTCCAGACTTCGACTATCGCCTTAACGATACGGTGTATACGGTGTTCAATCCATGGCTTTTCGTCTCCCACCGCAAGTCCCGCGTCGGCGTCCATCCTATACTGCTCCGCAGCCGTCCCCCCTTGATATCCCTCAATCTCTCCCCGAAGTTCGCGAGACCGAGTCTACGGAATGGGTTCTCTTCTCGCCGTCCCAGCCCTCTATCACCGCCCGCACTCACACGACCTCTACTGAGCGCACTCCCCGGAGCCCGCGCACTGTGGGAGCGTCGCGCCTCAGCGACTTTGGCTCCCTCGATACTAATACAAGGTCGGGACGCGAGCCGGAGAGTGAGGCCGACGGCACGCTCGATGAGCcgctcgacgaagacgggACAGAGCTCGATAGTCTCGATGACGAGCTCCATGCATTCGGAGAGCCCTTGCCTGGTCCGGAGTCGGCTCCGCGATTCGATAGTCTGCGAGGGGATCAGGCTCCTGCTCAACTGCCCGCTCACGACGGGTTAGGAAGTTTCCTGGCGTCTAGCCAGACTGTGCAAAACCAGCTGTGGCAGCACGAGCAGTATAACCCCACACGACGGCCGGAACTGGGGCATCGGCGCCGCTCAAGCGTGCAGCGTCATTTGGACGCCAATGCTGATCAAGAACATACCGATGCTGATCGAGAGCGGTGGCAGCGGATCGAACAGTGGAGGATGGAGCAGAGTCGTGCTCTTCTACATGAGATTGAGAAAGCCACTCGACGGCGGCGCAATAGTCGTTTAAGCGGATCTAACGTCGAAGCTGTCACGCAAGCTAGCCCTTCAGATCGCTCAGCCAGCGTTCGAGCGGTGCCCGAGGGGGAACACACACCATCTGCCGAACCCGAagtcgaggaggatgaaTCATTCTGGCATCGCATCACGCGCAAGGTCATACGTGACCTAATTGGCATAGACGATTCCTTACTCTCAGTCATATTTGGAGAGGCCTTGCCTGAGTCGGAGGACCAGGAGGACCCTGCGGAGATGGCTGTGGAAAAGCAAATAGACGAAATACTGAACCAGGAATCAGAGACAGCGACAGGCGGTGATCCGTGGGAGACTAAGTTGCTTCAACGTATAGCCCGGGAGCTGGGGACCCTCGTCAACCAGCTTTGCGAGCATCCAGGAGCATTCACAACTTACCTCAACATGGCCAACGACATCCCTAACCAGTATGCTGGGATTCCTCTTGGCAGTTTACCAGAAGAGGACAACCACCCGTCTACGTCTGCAAGGCCCGCCGCGGAATCTACAAGTAACCTCGATTCCATTTCATCACCACAGTTCATGCCTACTCTTCAAGATCCTACTCGCGAGCACGCAGCACAATGGGGCATCGAAGACGACGATTATCCAAACAGCCCAGCTGAACCATTATCTGAGTCCGCTCGCTACCAgcaagagaaagaatacTGGGAACGCGAGCTCGACATCATGATGGTCTTCCGCTACCTCCGCAACCGCCTTGGTCGCCGGTCAAGCAATCCCGACGTCCACAGCACCCGTCGACTCCCGCAAGACGCGTCCCGCCGCGCTGCCATCATCCGTCAGCATCACCCGCTTGTTGCGCGAGCCCATTCGAGGTCACAGACGCAGACGCGTCGGCAATCACAGTATTCAGGTTTGACTGGCGTTTCGTCGCCTGTGCTTCGCCAACACCTCCGCCGTCCTAGCTCTAGCTGCGCCAGCCAGAGCGCAAAGATGTCTGCTATCTCCAGCCGTCGGACCTTGACCGGTTCGAGCCGCAATTATTGGGACATTGGGGGGAGTGTGGATAGTGGGAGTGCCATTGCACCTGCTCCGCCTGGTATTGGGGCTTGGGGGGATGTGTAGGTGCATGTGCCGTTCATATGTTGATACCTCTGGGTGCTGGTCACCAATTAATCATTTTTCCTGTATATGGGTCCATAGGGCTTGGAAACTCACTTCTATCTGTCATATATTCATCCTCCTATTTTCCCAAGCCTACGTACATTGTTTATTTTGTACATCCACATACACCAATCTGCTTGCTCATGATTTCCCTGACTTTCCTTTTGTGATGGACTTTTTGATTTGAACGGCGGCGTCGTCTTCAATCAATTACACGGCAGCTTCCTACCATGATAACAGCATGAGAGGCGCATGTAGAGGAGCGGTTGGCTCAGAAATATATTCCTTAGATAATCACCCCTTACCTGTGTGTTTGAAACAGATAATTATGCTTATACGAATATATTCTTACCATAATCATGCTATGGCCATGTTTTCATTGGTAGGGCGCGCCATAGGCGATTCTAGCAATCCAAAAGATTTTAGGCATACTGAGACATTCATACAGCCTTGTGCCTCAACCCCAGTTTCGTATTGGCTGTCAACAGGTCGTAGGAATCTTTCAGCCTTGttctcatggccaagctgAAGTAGCCTTGCCTTGGCTCGTGCCTCGGACGTTCATATACTACCTCCCCTGTCTATAGCTAacattctcagccttgccAACATCTAGTATAAATACGTCCTCAACAGCAAAGCAACACAAATTTCCATCACACCATCAGTGTTATTTGCTCTTGGCACCGAACAAGACATCTATTTATCCATCTATCACCTAAATCGTTAAGACCATCTATGGCAGTATGTCCCGTGCCTCCATCCCAAACAAACATTCCTACAAACCCATGTACCAACGTTCTTGTCCGTCTCTCAGCTGTCATAACTAACACCATATCTGCTCTGccccagtcccagttcccATCTGGCACCCGCGTCCGCTACCAAGACGCACACTACATTGTCATCGGCGCCGCGGAGCGCGGCCGCGTCCTCATCCAGAACGAGGATAACGCGGAGGATATCCTGCGTGTTGAGCCGGATAGTTTAGTTAAAGTCTAGTTTACCTTGCATACTACCGCTTGTGGGCGCAGGGG
It contains:
- a CDS encoding SCF ubiquitin ligase complex subunit HRT3 (transcript_id=CADANIAT00006929) produces the protein MEDNAELESFRRQWREEVSRKTQTTIAPGPSRTTPSRAAISQPRQFPPTRHEASARKDDEDEEGPASYSQNEITQGLDRLSLAKPEEEDVFHARKPRAEPRSALEHFERAVEREAEGNLGDSLQHYRKAYRLDAAVDKKYRNKHFANAWKKTSQTGAPSEPAKTTATDQTPIVPTPELINSFASAPILPADPIIEGDAPPPCPIAHIPSEVIVEILSHVALADPAAFARMALVCKRFAYHFAHEQHIWKRLCQGAKFGFKSMHYSFACDIHGNPEHTLAPQPRYTPFPAHAPVQLPSPLSSWSEVFHSFPRIRFTGVYISTVNYTRAGAASAYSNISWNSPIHIVTYYRYLRFYPDGTVIYILTTVEPVELVPYINKANVAVARAPSRKQTPRNAGVGSGTQEPVPSVAMDILKRAQRGRWRLSKPASPTDPPEQATNPFPSKDDLSTTPDPRDLVVETEGVKEKYVYVLHLALRSTAARPTNASPFHPNPSRNTKLVWKGYWSYDKLTDDWAEFGLKNDRAFVFRRVRGWGMD
- a CDS encoding uncharacterized protein (transcript_id=CADANIAT00006932); amino-acid sequence: MASQFPSGTRVRYQDAHYIVIGAAERGRVLIQNEDNAEDILRVEPDSLVKV
- a CDS encoding uncharacterized protein (transcript_id=CADANIAT00006931), which encodes MAFRLPPQVPRRRPSYTAPQPSPLDIPQSLPEVRETESTEWVLFSPSQPSITARTHTTSTERTPRSPRTVGASRLSDFGSLDTNTRSGREPESEADGTLDEPLDEDGTELDSLDDELHAFGEPLPGPESAPRFDSLRGDQAPAQLPAHDGLGSFLASSQTVQNQLWQHEQYNPTRRPELGHRRRSSVQRHLDANADQEHTDADRERWQRIEQWRMEQSRALLHEIEKATRRRRNSRLSGSNVEAVTQASPSDRSASVRAVPEGEHTPSAEPEVEEDESFWHRITRKVIRDLIGIDDSLLSVIFGEALPESEDQEDPAEMAVEKQIDEILNQESETATGGDPWETKLLQRIARELGTLVNQLCEHPGAFTTYLNMANDIPNQYAGIPLGSLPEEDNHPSTSARPAAESTSNLDSISSPQFMPTLQDPTREHAAQWGIEDDDYPNSPAEPLSESARYQQEKEYWERELDIMMVFRYLRNRLGRRSSNPDVHSTRRLPQDASRRAAIIRQHHPLVARAHSRSQTQTRRQSQYSGLTGVSSPVLRQHLRRPSSSCASQSAKMSAISSRRTLTGSSRNYWDIGGSVDSGSAIAPAPPGIGAWGDV
- a CDS encoding putative ATP-dependent RNA helicase (Hrh1) (transcript_id=CADANIAT00006930) yields the protein MPERVRTVFVDEDAAPIVEQGKPLKSNKKPSPETGERPSDNKENVSKKNKKRKRDQLADETRLHRTKKSNTSESQAAAVEQNENRKEDEAVNNSGEATIAKSLPKDQPENQKHKRKKHSRPFKDEENGRTASLKKKAQMLYEIRKNLPIFAHGDEIRQHLRKNDVMLLIGETGSGKSTQIPQFLVDESWCRPTKTTIVQENGSKKEAVVGGCIAITQPRRVAAISLARRVAEEMGTPLGSSSPASKVGYSVRFDTSVSPSTRVKFLTEGMLLQEMLHDPWLTKYSAIVVDEVHERGVNVDLVMGFLRNLVSGKREGRGGVPLKAVVMSATADMESLQEFFVEGYKARELQKEEKSEKDGIAVCHIKGRQFPVKTIYSPEPVHDFVDAALKVIFQIHYKEPIPGDILVFLTGQETVEALENLVNEYATGMDPSLPKIQVLPLFAALPQAAQQRVFVPAPPRTRKIILATNIAETSVTVSGVRYVVDCGKAKIKQFRTRLGLDSLLVKPISKSAAIQRKGRAGREAPGQCYRLYTEKDYLALDEVNTPEILRCDLSQAILNMKARGVDNVIEFPFLTRPPREALEKALLQLLSIEALDETGKISETGSHIAKLPLTPTLGRVLLAASDFGPDCLTDVIDIISCLSVENIFLNTTSEEKKEAAEAARRDLYRREGDHLTMLATVRAYASENTDRKAWAERHLVSHRAMQSVMDVRKQLTAQCRQAKLLPSPTESRDSDSSSIREPSPVFILKSFLRGFATNTARLVPDGSYRTVVGNQTVAIHPSSVLFGKKVEAILYNEFVFTNRSYARGVSAVQMDWVGEALAGE